The Pseudoxanthobacter soli DSM 19599 genome contains a region encoding:
- a CDS encoding multidrug effflux MFS transporter produces MATEHPSAGAAAASPEVRVTGGGDADGVPAAVPVKAGRLIVLLLALVPFSQIPLDAYSPALPQMVEALNANPTLIQNTVTAYMLGMSFALVPAGLLADAFGRRVVVLAGMVLLIAMSAACALAASAEWMLAFRFVQGLGGSVCLVVGYAIAADVFRGAKLTSVVGLLGAAWGLAPVLAPAVGGLLVDVMSWRMIFVLIGAMAAVVTVAVYFGLPETLAPARRTPVDLRKTLSVAGTALSNRSFVCYTLVFGAMASAQLVVGVVAPFLYQDGLGFSPAGYGIVAFLLGGANLAGELGCSYFAGRATPRRLGFAVFGVYMLGALALFLFGLAWGTEIVSLSLGCALVLAACGLLCPLMYGMTLGLFDRNLGLIGGMTTAACYFIVSGAMAVAAALPDHSPGPMGGLFVVLGIVAGGLLFAGLPRAASHQQATTP; encoded by the coding sequence ATGGCGACAGAGCACCCCTCCGCCGGGGCCGCTGCGGCCTCGCCGGAGGTCCGGGTGACCGGCGGCGGCGACGCGGATGGCGTGCCCGCTGCGGTCCCGGTCAAGGCCGGCCGCCTGATCGTGCTGTTGCTGGCGCTCGTGCCCTTCAGCCAGATCCCGCTCGATGCCTATTCGCCCGCCCTGCCGCAGATGGTCGAGGCGCTGAATGCCAATCCGACGCTGATCCAGAACACGGTGACGGCCTACATGCTCGGCATGAGCTTCGCGCTCGTGCCGGCGGGGCTTCTCGCGGATGCGTTCGGGCGGCGCGTGGTGGTGCTCGCCGGCATGGTCCTGCTGATCGCGATGAGCGCGGCCTGTGCGCTCGCCGCCAGCGCGGAATGGATGCTCGCCTTCCGCTTCGTCCAGGGCCTCGGCGGCTCGGTCTGCCTCGTGGTCGGCTATGCCATCGCGGCGGACGTTTTTCGCGGCGCGAAGCTCACCTCGGTCGTCGGCCTGCTCGGCGCCGCCTGGGGGCTCGCCCCGGTGCTCGCCCCTGCGGTCGGCGGCCTGCTGGTCGACGTGATGTCGTGGCGCATGATCTTCGTCCTGATCGGGGCCATGGCGGCGGTGGTGACGGTCGCGGTCTATTTCGGCCTGCCGGAAACGCTGGCGCCCGCGCGCCGCACGCCGGTCGATCTCCGCAAGACGCTGTCGGTCGCCGGCACCGCGCTCTCCAACCGCAGCTTCGTCTGCTACACGCTGGTGTTCGGCGCGATGGCGAGCGCGCAGCTCGTCGTCGGTGTCGTCGCGCCCTTCCTCTATCAGGACGGCCTCGGCTTCTCGCCCGCCGGCTACGGCATCGTCGCCTTCCTTCTGGGCGGCGCCAATCTCGCCGGGGAACTCGGCTGCTCCTATTTCGCGGGCCGCGCGACGCCGCGGCGGCTGGGGTTCGCCGTGTTCGGCGTCTATATGCTCGGCGCCCTGGCGCTGTTCCTGTTCGGGCTGGCGTGGGGGACGGAGATCGTCTCGCTGTCCCTCGGCTGCGCGCTGGTGCTCGCCGCGTGCGGTCTCCTGTGCCCGCTGATGTATGGCATGACGCTCGGTCTGTTCGACCGCAATCTCGGCCTGATCGGCGGCATGACCACGGCGGCCTGCTACTTCATCGTGAGCGGGGCGATGGCCGTCGCCGCGGCATTGCCGGATCATTCGCCGGGGCCGATGGGCGGACTGTTCGTCGTCCTCGGCATCGTCGCCGGCGGGCTCCTGTTCGCGGGCCTGCCGAGGGCCGCTTCGCACCAACAAGCAACGACACCTTAA
- a CDS encoding carboxypeptidase M32, whose translation MTAYQDLSDHFGRIAAVSDALGILQWDNDVMMPVGASARRGESLAALNVLRHGMTTDPRLGDLIASAEADTGLGVWERANLREIRRIWTVETALPADLVAASARAVAACEMAWRQARAASDFPALLPRLAEVLRLQREIAVAKGERLGLSPYDALLNDYEPGGRSADIDLLFDDLAAFLPGFTAEVMERQARRPADPPLEGPFPVETQRALGLRMMAALGFDFTRGRLDVSTHPFCGGADDDVRITTRYDEADFASALMGVLHETGHALYEQGRPAAWMAQPVGRARGMSIHESQSLLMEMQACRSAAFLAFAAPVLREAFGRSGPAWEAEALRRRFTRVAPGFIRVEADEVTYPAHVILRYRIEKALIADQMPLSELPAAWNAGMAALLGIVPPNDRLGCLQDVHWPSGGWGYFPTYTLGAMTAAQLFDAARQADPGIMEAIAGGDFGPLVGWLRTHVHGLGSLYETPELLTRATGRPLDASVFKAHLHRRYLDEA comes from the coding sequence ATGACCGCCTATCAGGATCTTTCGGACCATTTCGGCCGGATCGCAGCGGTGTCGGATGCCCTCGGCATCCTGCAATGGGACAACGACGTGATGATGCCGGTCGGTGCCTCGGCCCGGCGTGGTGAAAGCCTCGCGGCGTTGAACGTGCTGCGTCACGGCATGACGACCGATCCGCGTCTCGGCGACCTGATCGCGTCGGCGGAGGCCGATACCGGCCTCGGCGTCTGGGAGCGGGCGAACCTGCGCGAGATCCGCCGCATCTGGACGGTCGAGACCGCGCTGCCGGCCGATCTCGTCGCCGCGTCCGCCCGGGCCGTCGCCGCGTGCGAGATGGCGTGGCGCCAGGCGCGCGCGGCTTCCGACTTTCCGGCCCTGCTGCCGCGCCTTGCCGAGGTGCTGCGCCTCCAGCGCGAGATCGCGGTCGCCAAGGGCGAGCGGCTGGGGCTCTCGCCCTATGACGCTCTCCTCAACGACTACGAGCCCGGCGGTCGCTCGGCGGACATCGATCTCCTGTTCGACGATCTCGCCGCCTTCCTGCCGGGCTTCACCGCCGAGGTGATGGAACGGCAGGCGCGCCGGCCGGCCGATCCGCCGCTCGAAGGTCCGTTTCCGGTGGAAACCCAGCGCGCCCTCGGCCTCAGGATGATGGCGGCGCTCGGCTTCGACTTCACCCGCGGACGGCTCGACGTCTCCACCCATCCGTTCTGCGGCGGCGCGGACGACGACGTCCGCATCACCACCCGCTACGACGAGGCCGATTTCGCGAGCGCGCTGATGGGCGTGCTGCACGAGACCGGTCATGCGCTCTATGAGCAGGGTCGCCCGGCGGCCTGGATGGCGCAGCCGGTCGGCCGCGCCCGCGGCATGAGCATCCACGAGAGCCAGTCGCTGCTGATGGAGATGCAGGCCTGTCGCAGCGCCGCGTTCCTGGCGTTCGCCGCGCCCGTGCTGCGCGAGGCGTTCGGCCGCTCCGGCCCCGCGTGGGAGGCGGAGGCGCTGCGCCGGCGGTTCACCCGCGTCGCGCCCGGCTTCATCCGCGTCGAGGCCGACGAGGTCACCTATCCCGCCCACGTCATCCTGCGCTACCGCATCGAGAAGGCGCTGATCGCCGATCAGATGCCGCTCTCCGAACTGCCGGCGGCCTGGAACGCCGGCATGGCGGCGCTTCTCGGCATCGTCCCGCCGAACGACCGACTCGGCTGCCTGCAGGACGTGCACTGGCCGAGCGGTGGCTGGGGCTATTTCCCGACCTACACCCTCGGCGCCATGACCGCGGCGCAGCTGTTCGATGCGGCGCGGCAGGCGGACCCCGGCATCATGGAGGCGATCGCCGGGGGCGATTTCGGCCCGCTCGTCGGCTGGCTGCGGACCCATGTCCATGGCCTCGGCTCGCTCTACGAAACCCCCGAGCTGCTGACCCGCGCCACCGGCCGGCCGCTCGACGCCTCGGTGTTCAAGGCGCATCTCCATCGGCGTTATCTCGACGAGGCCTGA
- a CDS encoding cation:proton antiporter has translation MHHDVTLIAMLAIGFVFAFVFGYIADRLRLPPLVGYLIAGVMMGPFTPGFVADAGLASELSEMGVILLMFGVGLHFSAADLLAVRGVAVPGAVGQILLATLLGIGMCLSWGWSLGAGIVVGLSLSVASTVVLLKALEERNLVDTANGRVAVGWLIVEDLAMVLALVLLPAFAGVLGGHESAGAAGHGAAGDAQPILLTIAITLGKVAAFAALAITLGPKVVPWILARVARTGSRELFTLSVLAIALGIAYGSAAVFGVSFALGAFFAGVVLSESHFSHRAAADSLPLQDAFSVLFFISVGMLFDPSILIREPDAVLGVLALIIVGKGVIAFGIVLALGYPVSTGLMVSAGLAQIGEFSFILLALGISYGLMPPEGRDLVLAGSILSIILNPAVFFVTGMLQKRFAPAPGKPFFGEKRFHALEKDLARNKARGEEREHARKLEIEELIKTFPMLSLIDEHDQDSLLLLFRPKSASPGQRVIRKGDRGDAMYFISSGAVEVQVGDHRIPLQAGAIFGEMALLSGERRTADVTAVDFCQFQVLDRRDFNQFMTRHPALRAAIDRMATERRAMNRAETA, from the coding sequence ATGCATCACGACGTCACTCTCATTGCGATGCTCGCCATCGGCTTCGTGTTCGCCTTCGTGTTCGGCTATATCGCCGACCGGCTGCGCCTGCCGCCGCTCGTGGGCTACCTGATCGCCGGCGTGATGATGGGACCGTTCACGCCCGGGTTCGTGGCGGACGCCGGGCTGGCGAGCGAACTGTCCGAGATGGGCGTCATCCTCCTGATGTTCGGCGTCGGCCTGCACTTCTCGGCCGCCGACCTGCTCGCGGTCCGCGGGGTGGCGGTCCCGGGCGCGGTCGGCCAGATCCTGCTCGCGACGCTGCTCGGCATCGGCATGTGCCTGTCCTGGGGCTGGAGCCTCGGTGCCGGCATCGTCGTCGGCCTCAGCCTTTCGGTCGCGAGCACGGTCGTGCTTCTGAAGGCGCTGGAGGAGCGCAACCTGGTCGATACGGCGAACGGCCGCGTCGCGGTCGGCTGGCTGATCGTGGAAGACCTCGCCATGGTGCTGGCGCTGGTGCTGCTGCCGGCCTTCGCCGGCGTGCTCGGCGGCCACGAGAGTGCCGGGGCTGCCGGCCACGGCGCTGCGGGCGACGCGCAGCCGATCCTCCTCACCATCGCCATCACGCTCGGCAAGGTTGCCGCCTTCGCCGCCCTCGCCATCACCCTCGGCCCGAAGGTGGTGCCATGGATCCTCGCCCGGGTCGCGCGCACCGGCTCGCGCGAGCTGTTCACGCTCTCCGTGCTCGCCATCGCCCTCGGCATCGCCTACGGCTCGGCGGCCGTGTTCGGCGTGTCCTTCGCGCTCGGCGCGTTCTTCGCCGGCGTCGTGCTCAGCGAGTCCCATTTCAGCCACCGGGCCGCCGCCGATTCCCTGCCGCTGCAGGACGCCTTCTCGGTGCTGTTCTTCATCTCGGTCGGCATGCTGTTCGACCCCTCGATCCTGATCCGCGAGCCTGATGCGGTGCTGGGCGTGCTCGCGCTCATCATCGTCGGCAAGGGCGTGATCGCGTTCGGCATCGTGCTCGCGCTCGGCTATCCCGTCTCGACCGGCCTGATGGTTTCGGCCGGCCTCGCCCAGATCGGCGAGTTCTCGTTCATCCTGCTCGCCCTCGGCATCTCCTACGGCCTGATGCCGCCAGAGGGCCGCGACCTCGTGCTCGCCGGCTCCATCCTGTCGATCATCCTCAACCCGGCAGTGTTCTTCGTCACGGGAATGCTGCAGAAGCGGTTCGCCCCCGCACCCGGCAAGCCCTTCTTCGGCGAAAAGCGCTTCCACGCGCTTGAGAAGGACCTCGCGCGCAACAAGGCCCGCGGCGAGGAGCGGGAACATGCCCGCAAGCTGGAGATCGAGGAACTCATCAAGACGTTCCCGATGCTGTCGCTGATCGACGAGCACGATCAGGATTCGCTCTTGCTGCTGTTCCGGCCGAAATCCGCCTCGCCCGGGCAGCGCGTGATCCGCAAGGGCGACCGGGGCGACGCGATGTATTTCATCTCCTCGGGTGCGGTGGAGGTGCAGGTGGGCGACCACCGCATTCCCCTCCAGGCCGGAGCGATCTTCGGCGAAATGGCGCTTCTCTCCGGCGAGCGGCGTACCGCCGACGTGACCGCGGTCGATTTCTGCCAGTTCCAGGTTCTCGACCGGCGGGATTTCAACCAGTTCATGACCCGCCACCCGGCGTTGCGCGCGGCCATCGACCGCATGGCGACCGAACGGCGCGCCATGAACCGCGCCGAGACGGCCTGA
- a CDS encoding GGDEF domain-containing protein: MDQISDDHPAGASTAAAQDPQSVLAGIAAENADALVDLFYGTFMQDAEGSAFLSHAMVQERLKPGLRRWLLELLASDPDGDRVSFEAHQRAIGAIHARVRLPAHLVMKGTMFLKNALAADLVASPLDRDGLASALGLLNSRIDDAMCLMGEAYVSVSTQGAEVDEAFRLFAIGQDSTVDRESQRAALMEWSQSILFSLLGNGGAGGALPPIGSSPFGLWVHHRAGLMFQGSPSLETINANLQNIDRVLLPKIAEAREAGGPPLSALTSRLQTMVDEIKFLLGELFQSVAGLESGRDPLTRTLNRRFLPSILGRETAIAIKGGAPFTLLMLDVDHFKRINDGAGHSVGDLVLRQVADVILDTVRLSDFVFRYGGEEFLIALIETNAAAGIEIAERIRQSLERKTLNLPDGSDWRVTVSIGAATFDGHPDYTHLIDLADKALYAAKQQGRNRTATAQAIALS; this comes from the coding sequence ATGGACCAGATATCCGACGATCATCCGGCCGGTGCATCCACCGCCGCCGCGCAGGATCCGCAATCCGTTCTCGCCGGGATCGCGGCAGAGAACGCGGATGCGCTGGTCGACCTGTTCTACGGCACCTTCATGCAGGACGCCGAGGGATCGGCGTTCCTGAGCCATGCCATGGTGCAGGAACGGCTGAAGCCGGGCCTTCGGCGATGGCTGCTGGAGCTTCTGGCCTCTGACCCCGACGGCGATCGGGTATCCTTCGAGGCGCATCAGCGCGCGATCGGCGCGATCCATGCGCGCGTCCGGCTGCCGGCCCACCTCGTCATGAAGGGAACGATGTTCCTGAAAAACGCCCTCGCGGCGGATCTCGTGGCAAGCCCGCTCGACCGCGACGGACTGGCGAGCGCCCTCGGACTGCTCAACAGCCGCATCGACGACGCCATGTGCCTGATGGGCGAGGCCTATGTCTCGGTCAGCACGCAGGGTGCCGAGGTGGACGAGGCCTTCCGCCTGTTCGCCATCGGCCAGGACAGCACCGTCGATCGCGAGAGCCAGCGCGCCGCGCTGATGGAATGGAGCCAGTCGATCCTGTTCAGCCTGCTCGGCAATGGCGGCGCCGGCGGCGCCCTGCCCCCGATCGGGTCATCGCCGTTCGGGCTCTGGGTGCACCACCGTGCCGGGCTGATGTTCCAGGGATCGCCGTCGCTCGAGACCATCAACGCCAACCTCCAGAACATCGACCGCGTGCTGCTGCCCAAGATCGCGGAGGCGCGAGAGGCGGGAGGGCCACCGCTGTCGGCGCTGACGAGCCGCCTCCAGACGATGGTCGACGAGATCAAGTTCCTGCTGGGCGAGCTGTTCCAAAGCGTCGCCGGCCTGGAAAGCGGCCGCGATCCGCTGACACGCACCCTGAACCGGCGTTTTTTGCCTTCGATCCTCGGCCGCGAGACCGCGATCGCGATCAAGGGCGGCGCGCCGTTCACCCTGCTGATGCTCGATGTCGACCATTTCAAGCGGATCAACGACGGCGCCGGCCACTCGGTCGGCGACCTCGTGCTGCGCCAGGTCGCCGACGTGATCCTCGATACCGTGCGCCTCAGCGACTTCGTGTTCCGCTATGGCGGCGAGGAATTCCTGATCGCCCTGATCGAGACGAATGCCGCCGCGGGCATCGAGATCGCCGAGCGCATACGGCAGTCGCTCGAGAGGAAGACACTGAACCTGCCGGATGGGTCGGACTGGCGCGTCACCGTGTCGATCGGCGCCGCGACCTTCGACGGCCATCCGGACTACACTCATCTGATCGATCTCGCCGACAAGGCGCTCTATGCGGCGAAGCAGCAGGGCCGCAACCGGACGGCGACGGCACAGGCGATCGCCCTGTCCTGA
- a CDS encoding LysR family transcriptional regulator — MLPLSRTDLGDLSVFMEVARCRSFTRAASLLDVSTSALSHAVRNLETRLGVRLLNRTARSVTLTEAGERLLARLEAGFREIGEAVEDLNLFREGPVGRLRLNVPNDAARLILAPILADYARQFPGVSLDIMVDNAMVDVFSAGFDAGIRYGNRVPQDMVAAPLGRDLAWVTVASPSYLAARGRPRTPEDLHRHASIGLRLGDGSLYHWELGDGESARTVDLRSSIVVNETQLAIDAALRGAGIAYCLAAHVRAELASGALERVLPEWTSYGPAFHVYYPSRRQVPDALRRLIELARVEMSRLDEATAAVLAAPARPG, encoded by the coding sequence ATGCTCCCCCTGTCCAGAACCGACCTCGGCGATCTCAGCGTGTTCATGGAGGTTGCGCGCTGCCGCAGCTTCACCAGGGCGGCGTCGCTGCTGGACGTTTCGACGTCCGCGCTCAGCCACGCGGTCCGCAATCTCGAAACCCGCCTCGGGGTGCGGCTTCTCAACCGCACCGCCCGCAGCGTCACGCTCACCGAAGCCGGCGAACGGCTGCTGGCACGCCTCGAAGCGGGCTTTCGCGAGATCGGCGAGGCGGTGGAGGATCTGAACCTGTTCCGGGAGGGGCCGGTCGGGCGGCTGCGCCTCAACGTGCCGAACGATGCCGCCCGGCTGATCCTGGCGCCGATCCTCGCCGACTATGCCCGGCAGTTCCCGGGGGTGAGCCTCGACATCATGGTGGACAACGCCATGGTCGACGTCTTCAGCGCCGGCTTCGATGCCGGCATCCGCTACGGCAACCGCGTGCCGCAGGACATGGTGGCGGCGCCGCTCGGCCGCGATCTCGCGTGGGTGACGGTGGCGAGCCCGTCCTATCTCGCCGCGCGCGGCCGCCCGCGGACGCCGGAGGACCTCCACCGCCATGCCTCGATCGGGCTCCGGCTCGGCGACGGCAGCCTCTATCACTGGGAACTCGGCGACGGCGAAAGCGCCCGCACGGTCGACCTGCGCAGTTCCATCGTCGTGAACGAGACGCAGCTCGCCATCGATGCGGCCTTGCGTGGCGCCGGCATCGCCTATTGCCTCGCCGCCCACGTCCGCGCCGAACTGGCCTCGGGCGCGCTCGAGCGCGTGCTGCCGGAGTGGACCTCCTACGGCCCCGCATTCCACGTCTATTATCCGAGCCGGCGGCAGGTTCCGGACGCGCTGCGGCGGCTGATCGAGCTTGCGCGCGTGGAAATGAGCCGGCTCGACGAGGCGACCGCCGCCGTGCTGGCGGCACCGGCCCGGCCGGGCTGA
- a CDS encoding aldo/keto reductase, translating to MTTQPHLTFNDGRAIPQVGLGVWQTPNDVAVTAVRTALEAGYRHVDTAAIYENETGVGEGIRAAGLPRDDLFVTTKVWNADQGFDATLKAADASLKRLGLDHVDLYLIHWPAPRKGLFVDTWRALVRLREEGRARSIGVSNFEVEHLDRIIAETGVTPAINQIELHPRFQQKALRAAHAERGIVTQSWSPLGQGTLLADPAIAAIAAKHGRTPAQVIIRWHIDSGLVVIPKSVTPSRIVENFDVFGFKLDEADLAAIAALDAQDGRIGPNPMTAAF from the coding sequence GTGACAACGCAACCTCATCTGACGTTCAACGACGGCCGCGCGATCCCGCAGGTCGGGCTCGGCGTGTGGCAGACCCCGAACGACGTCGCCGTCACCGCCGTGCGCACGGCGCTGGAGGCGGGCTACCGGCACGTCGACACGGCCGCGATCTACGAGAACGAGACGGGCGTGGGCGAAGGCATCCGCGCCGCCGGCCTTCCGCGCGACGATCTGTTCGTCACCACCAAGGTGTGGAACGCCGACCAGGGCTTCGACGCCACGCTGAAGGCGGCGGACGCGAGCCTGAAGCGGCTCGGGCTCGACCATGTCGATCTCTACCTCATCCACTGGCCGGCGCCCCGCAAGGGCCTGTTCGTCGATACGTGGCGGGCGCTCGTCCGGCTGCGGGAAGAGGGACGCGCCCGGTCGATCGGCGTGTCGAACTTCGAGGTGGAGCATCTCGACCGCATCATCGCGGAGACCGGCGTGACGCCGGCGATCAACCAGATCGAGCTGCATCCGCGCTTCCAGCAGAAGGCCCTGCGCGCGGCCCACGCCGAACGCGGCATCGTCACCCAGTCCTGGAGCCCGCTCGGCCAGGGCACCCTCCTCGCCGATCCGGCCATCGCCGCCATCGCCGCCAAGCACGGCCGCACCCCGGCCCAGGTGATCATCCGCTGGCACATCGACAGCGGCCTCGTGGTGATCCCGAAATCGGTCACGCCGAGCCGCATCGTGGAGAATTTCGACGTGTTCGGCTTCAAGCTCGACGAGGCGGACCTCGCCGCCATCGCCGCGCTCGATGCGCAGGACGGCCGCATCGGCCCCAACCCGATGACCGCGGCGTTCTGA
- a CDS encoding autotransporter domain-containing protein: MRSILLAASLALLSTTAMAQTAGPTYTSVWDLGDSLSDTGRTYARTKYLSGLKDGAGNAWEQVKSLFGGSANLSQDSITQPVGNLYYQGRFSNGRVWVEYLNSMNGLTYNADHNLAWGGAVTGTATDSKIYLVIQHLEQQVGQFTDKVKGTEKCFIFCVGDKALSTSEYGDHPLVTLWIGGNNFRQVIEDTSFNDSLRTFISSNTTSIRTYLNKKGDDTAFTDFLNTMYTGTTLGGKLLVEKTDIVKNVPDDLRKINSAIAGRNDIASQGVTYYVPTIADVSTTPKMLLQDADTRFVLSSAVKDTNRSLKEALYDLSDEFSKANSKTRLVIVDTAALLDEVTADPQAFGFVYSNKNCVDSETGKYTNGCSADNVGDYLYWDQFHPTTKAHEMVAVYAQTTDWLEYGATVNLTQPYVANIEIRNQTFSGVINGTGSMIKKGEAELTLAGLNSYSGGTRIDNGTIRITTDENLGARSGVLTMQGGGIATGVTMAMTRNVVVNKSVSIDSPYGGSNFGGTFTVDSGAVMTLRDNTISGTGDILKNGAGTLDIRSAVTDARTLTQVDSGLLKINAAGNYVTQQLVVNSGASLGGSGTIVGTVVNNGQLVPGNSIGTLTIVGDLIQGDSGVYGLEVDTARSDNLVVTGNIVLDGTVNIITDPTDKLDGQTFTIARSEGSVSGEYDEVTDLSPFLFETLHYDPNSISVSFTRDFTAPATTANEAAVGAYLNGIYLPIDQGDLDNVFYALDNTVTAAAGAKALQLLSGETLGNGMTADALQRGQFTRALEDRIAGRRFGIGQSAVTAATTVQATGGAASGLAGAVQAADAPDSRSVFTGVSTWARVLGGPAFVRGTGAFDMTSVGVLVGVDKSFGDSLIGMSLAYGNFNADGNDGSSTSADTYGVSLYGSLQNGQWFADGTLSYNYADYSTERQITFGTLSRTAIGSPIGNDLSASVKAGAHLSFSQIMVEPSLGFDWYRIDRGSFSESSAGSAGLSVRSQTMDLYMPSVGARLATRFEAGAFTITPEIAARYYYNFGDTDAKTQASLIGAPAGSFEVESAGIGRNIGVLSAGIAAETAQNLRLTGQYELAVSGSSTAHTFSAGFKYTW; the protein is encoded by the coding sequence ATGCGCTCTATTCTACTGGCTGCTTCGCTGGCTTTGCTGTCCACGACGGCAATGGCCCAGACGGCGGGGCCCACCTACACATCCGTCTGGGATCTCGGCGACAGCCTGTCCGATACCGGCCGCACCTATGCCCGAACCAAGTACCTGAGCGGCCTCAAGGATGGGGCCGGCAACGCCTGGGAGCAGGTCAAGAGCCTGTTCGGTGGTTCGGCCAATCTCAGCCAGGACAGCATCACCCAGCCCGTCGGCAACCTTTACTATCAGGGCCGGTTCTCGAACGGACGGGTCTGGGTCGAGTATCTGAACTCGATGAACGGCCTGACCTACAATGCCGACCACAACCTCGCCTGGGGCGGCGCGGTGACGGGAACGGCGACCGACTCCAAGATCTACCTGGTGATCCAGCACCTCGAGCAGCAGGTCGGGCAGTTCACCGACAAGGTGAAGGGCACCGAGAAGTGCTTCATCTTCTGCGTCGGCGACAAGGCGCTGTCCACGTCCGAATATGGCGACCATCCGCTGGTGACGCTGTGGATCGGCGGCAACAATTTCAGACAGGTGATCGAGGATACCAGCTTCAACGACAGTCTGAGAACGTTCATATCGTCCAACACGACGTCCATACGGACGTATCTCAATAAGAAGGGTGACGATACTGCGTTCACCGACTTCCTGAACACGATGTACACGGGAACGACGCTGGGCGGTAAGCTGCTCGTCGAAAAGACCGATATCGTCAAGAACGTTCCGGACGACCTGCGCAAGATCAATTCGGCCATCGCTGGGCGGAACGACATCGCGTCCCAGGGCGTGACCTACTACGTGCCGACCATCGCCGACGTCAGCACCACCCCGAAGATGCTGCTTCAGGACGCCGACACACGCTTCGTCCTGAGCTCCGCGGTGAAGGATACCAACCGCTCCCTCAAGGAAGCGCTGTACGATCTGTCGGACGAGTTCTCGAAGGCCAATTCCAAGACCCGCCTCGTCATCGTCGACACCGCGGCGCTGCTGGACGAGGTGACCGCCGATCCGCAGGCGTTCGGGTTCGTCTATTCGAACAAGAACTGCGTCGATTCCGAGACCGGCAAATACACCAACGGCTGTTCGGCCGACAATGTCGGCGACTATCTCTACTGGGACCAGTTCCACCCGACGACCAAGGCCCATGAGATGGTCGCGGTCTACGCCCAGACCACCGACTGGCTGGAATACGGCGCCACCGTCAACCTGACCCAGCCCTATGTCGCCAATATCGAGATCCGCAACCAGACCTTCTCCGGCGTGATCAACGGGACCGGCTCGATGATCAAGAAGGGCGAGGCGGAGCTGACGCTGGCCGGCCTCAATTCCTATTCCGGCGGCACGCGCATCGACAACGGCACCATCCGCATCACCACCGACGAGAATCTCGGCGCCCGCTCCGGCGTGCTGACCATGCAGGGCGGCGGCATCGCCACCGGCGTGACCATGGCGATGACGCGCAACGTCGTCGTCAACAAGAGCGTCTCGATCGACAGCCCCTATGGCGGATCGAATTTCGGCGGCACGTTCACCGTGGATTCCGGCGCCGTCATGACGCTGCGCGACAACACGATCTCCGGCACGGGCGACATCCTCAAGAACGGCGCGGGCACGCTCGACATCCGCTCCGCCGTGACCGATGCCCGCACCCTCACCCAGGTCGACAGCGGCCTTCTCAAGATCAACGCCGCCGGGAACTACGTCACCCAGCAGCTCGTGGTGAATTCCGGCGCCTCCCTTGGCGGTTCCGGCACCATCGTCGGCACGGTGGTCAACAACGGCCAGCTGGTGCCCGGCAATTCCATCGGCACGCTGACCATCGTGGGCGACCTGATCCAGGGCGACAGCGGCGTGTACGGCCTGGAGGTCGATACCGCCCGCAGCGACAATCTCGTGGTGACCGGCAACATCGTGCTCGACGGCACGGTCAACATCATCACCGATCCGACGGACAAGCTGGACGGCCAGACCTTCACCATCGCGCGAAGCGAGGGGTCGGTGTCGGGCGAGTATGACGAAGTGACGGATCTGAGCCCGTTCCTGTTCGAAACGCTGCACTACGACCCGAATTCCATCAGCGTTTCGTTCACGCGCGACTTCACTGCCCCGGCCACGACGGCCAATGAAGCCGCAGTCGGCGCCTATCTGAACGGCATCTACCTGCCGATCGACCAGGGCGATCTCGACAACGTGTTCTATGCCCTCGACAACACCGTCACGGCCGCGGCCGGCGCCAAGGCGCTGCAACTTCTGTCGGGCGAGACCCTCGGCAACGGCATGACCGCCGATGCCCTGCAGCGCGGGCAGTTCACCCGGGCGCTGGAAGACCGCATCGCCGGCCGCCGCTTCGGCATCGGCCAGAGTGCCGTCACGGCCGCCACCACCGTCCAGGCGACCGGAGGGGCCGCCTCGGGCCTCGCGGGCGCGGTGCAGGCGGCGGATGCGCCGGATTCACGGTCGGTCTTCACCGGCGTCTCGACCTGGGCGCGCGTTCTCGGCGGCCCGGCCTTCGTGCGCGGCACCGGCGCGTTCGACATGACGAGCGTCGGCGTGCTCGTCGGCGTCGACAAGTCGTTCGGGGATTCGCTCATCGGCATGAGCCTTGCCTACGGCAACTTCAATGCCGACGGCAACGACGGCTCCAGCACCAGCGCCGACACCTACGGCGTGTCGCTCTACGGCTCGCTGCAGAACGGCCAGTGGTTCGCCGACGGCACGCTGTCCTACAACTATGCCGACTATTCCACCGAGCGTCAGATCACGTTCGGGACGCTGTCCCGCACCGCGATCGGCTCGCCGATCGGCAACGACCTCTCCGCCTCGGTCAAGGCCGGCGCGCATCTGTCGTTCTCGCAGATTATGGTGGAACCGAGCCTCGGCTTCGACTGGTACCGCATCGACCGCGGGTCCTTCTCGGAGTCGTCCGCCGGATCGGCGGGTCTCAGCGTGCGGTCGCAGACGATGGACCTCTACATGCCGTCGGTCGGGGCGCGTCTCGCCACCCGCTTCGAGGCCGGCGCCTTCACCATCACGCCGGAGATCGCCGCCCGCTACTACTACAATTTCGGCGATACCGACGCGAAGACCCAGGCGTCGCTGATCGGCGCGCCCGCGGGCTCGTTCGAGGTCGAGTCGGCCGGAATCGGGCGCAATATCGGCGTGCTCTCCGCCGGCATCGCCGCGGAAACCGCGCAGAATCTGCGGCTGACCGGCCAGTACGAACTGGCGGTGAGCGGCAGCTCCACCGCCCACACGTTCTCGGCCGGCTTCAAGTACACCTGGTAA